From the genome of Procambarus clarkii isolate CNS0578487 chromosome 83, FALCON_Pclarkii_2.0, whole genome shotgun sequence, one region includes:
- the LOC138358470 gene encoding uncharacterized protein: MVEATIASRQTIDVLPVNTGGNKFRDAYLEFNIKGANGHFLEMSSLALELSLAVTGEDGASAIGDTENVTISNGLSQTLFKSIVVYFNETVVESNSLFSYWSYIKLLTTISGCEAERYRKLAHFFKGNDPSRFSDEYFAAMTEEREQQMTEMKTMGVHTCFKLLADVTTINEYVLDNVDVRIRLELNPDKWIVHSERDNANFKYHIKMARLWIDRIMPYPAGLMAINKSLIQNNTPITYTFNKTLLKTYILGTGQRTITMDQPWGTVVPERLYMIIVDMEAMSGGYAQNPLYFENCQFTSVFITLNSTTLFNIACAFPHNCAKLYYTTLQALGFDNAHTLSYDAFVNGGTILAFNLQPETIKDAMPLEVSGNLRISLEFKMPVVGNKVILLYGGTTGILKINAERRIVCDTRA; the protein is encoded by the coding sequence ATGGTAGAGGCCACTATAGCCTCGCGTCAAACTATTGATGTTTTGCCAGTAAATACTGGGGGCAATAAATTTAGAGATGCGTATCTTGAATTTAACATTAAAGGCGCGAATGGCCACTTTCTAGAAATGTCGTCATTGGCTTTGGAACTATCACTAGCAGTAACGGGCGAAGATGGAGCTAGTGCGATAGGGGATACAGAAAATGTAACAATTAGTAATGGTCTATCACAGACTTTATTCAAATCTATAGTAGTGTATTTCAATGAGACTGTGGTCGAATCTAACTCTCTATTCTCATACTGGAGTTATATAAAGCTGCTGACTACTATTTCGGGGTGCGAAGCTGAGAGATATCGGAAACTAGCGCATTTCTTTAAAGGTAATGACCCCAGCAGATTTTCCGACGAATATTTTGCTGCAATGACTGAGGAAAGGGAGCAGCAAATGACTGAGATGAAAACTATGGGTGTGCACACATGCTTTAAATTATTGGCGGATGTTACTACAATTAACGAATACGTTCTGGATAATGTGGATGTGCGCATTCGCCTCGAGCTGAACCCGGATAAATGGATTGTTCATAGCGAAAGGGATAATGCAAACTTTAAATACCATATTAAGATGGCGAGGTTGTGGATAGATCGCATAATGCCATACCCGGCCGGTTTAATGGCCATTAATAAGTCATTGATACAAAATAACACCCCGATAACATATACGTTTAACAAAACCCTATTAAAGACTTATATACTGGGCACAGGACAGCGGACAATTACAATGGATCAGCCCTGGGGAACTGTAGTTCCTGAGCGTTTATACATGATTATCGTAGATATGGAGGCAATGTCAGGAGGCTATGCCCAGAACCCATTATATTTTGAGAATTGTCAGTTCACGAGTGTATTTATAACTCTGAATAGCACTACTTTATTTAATATTGCTTGCGCTTTTCCACACAACTGCGCAAAATTATATTATACGACGCTACAAGCTTTAGGTTTCGATAATGCCCACACGCTATCCTATGACGCATTTGTTAACGGTGGCACTATACTGGCTTTCAATTTACAGCCCGAAACTATAAAGGACGCAATGCCCCTGGAAGTGTCTGGCAACCTGAGAATTAGTCTAGAATTTAAAATGCCTGTGGTGGGAAATAAAGTCATTTTGCTTTATGGTGGCACCACTGGCATCCTGAAAATTAATGCAGAACGTAGAATAGTTTGTGATACGAGAGCGTAA